In Candidatus Methylopumilus universalis, one DNA window encodes the following:
- the fabB gene encoding beta-ketoacyl-ACP synthase I, giving the protein MTRRVVVTGLGIVSSLGNNKKEVQDSLYHARSGITFQPDYAAMGLRSHVAGSIKNLNLEELIDRKLFRFMAKGHAYAWLAMQEAIADSDLSETMVSNIRTGLIVGAGGASHESILDGIDTIREKGIRRVGPYMVTKAMASGVSACLATGAKIKGVNYAITSACSTSAHCIGAGVEQIQLGKQDIIFAGGAEEEHWTLSFMFDGMGALSSKYNETPEKASRTYDVNRDGFVISGGGGILVLEEYEHAKARNAKIYAEVVGYGATSDGYDMVAPSGEGAERCMTLALQGIDHVDYMNTHGTSTPVGDVKELEAIRAVFGDNKYGPMPHIASTKSLSGHALGAAGVNEAIYSLIMMENKFIAPSVNIEELDPLANGLPIVTKRIDNIEVKTAISNSFGFGGTNACLVFSTKNL; this is encoded by the coding sequence ATGACCCGTCGTGTTGTTGTTACTGGATTAGGGATTGTATCTAGCCTAGGTAATAATAAAAAAGAAGTTCAAGATAGCTTATATCATGCTCGTTCTGGCATTACATTTCAGCCAGATTATGCTGCCATGGGATTACGCTCACATGTTGCAGGCTCCATCAAAAATCTTAATCTTGAAGAATTAATCGATCGTAAATTATTCCGCTTTATGGCGAAAGGTCACGCTTATGCATGGCTTGCTATGCAAGAAGCCATCGCAGATTCAGACTTGTCCGAAACTATGGTCTCAAATATACGTACCGGTTTGATTGTGGGCGCAGGCGGCGCTTCTCATGAAAGTATTCTAGACGGCATAGATACTATTCGAGAAAAAGGTATTCGACGTGTAGGCCCTTACATGGTGACTAAAGCGATGGCGAGTGGCGTTTCAGCATGTCTTGCCACAGGTGCCAAAATTAAAGGTGTGAACTATGCGATTACTTCTGCATGCTCAACAAGCGCACATTGTATTGGTGCAGGCGTTGAACAAATTCAACTAGGTAAACAAGATATTATTTTTGCAGGTGGCGCTGAAGAAGAGCACTGGACACTTTCTTTCATGTTTGATGGTATGGGGGCTCTTTCAAGTAAATACAATGAAACTCCAGAAAAAGCCTCGCGTACCTATGATGTGAATCGCGATGGTTTTGTCATCTCAGGTGGCGGCGGTATTTTAGTTCTAGAAGAATATGAGCATGCAAAAGCGCGCAATGCAAAAATTTATGCAGAAGTCGTAGGTTACGGTGCGACATCTGATGGTTATGATATGGTGGCACCAAGCGGCGAAGGTGCTGAGCGATGTATGACGCTTGCACTTCAAGGAATCGACCATGTCGATTACATGAATACACATGGCACAAGCACCCCTGTGGGTGATGTCAAAGAACTTGAAGCAATTCGTGCTGTATTTGGGGATAATAAATATGGCCCTATGCCACATATTGCGTCGACGAAATCTTTATCTGGCCACGCATTAGGTGCAGCCGGCGTCAATGAAGCGATCTACAGTCTTATCATGATGGAAAATAAATTTATTGCGCCATCAGTCAATATCGAAGAATTAGATCCTTTAGCGAATGGCCTTCCTATTGTGACAAAGCGTATTGATAATATTGAAGTGAAAACAGCTATTTCAAATAGCTTCGGTTTCGGCGGTACAAATGCGTGTCTTGTATTTTCAACAAAAAATCTTTAA
- a CDS encoding Mth938-like domain-containing protein → MKFHLIQSDNKNLITGYDLNWVEVNQVRHQSSLIVTPDQLLLEWSVKTIKDINENSFEAIKSLDIEIILLGTGNTQEHLEPRLLEYFSKKNIAIESMSNQSACRTYNILANEERKVLLALML, encoded by the coding sequence ATGAAATTTCACTTAATTCAATCTGACAATAAAAATCTCATTACGGGGTACGATTTAAACTGGGTGGAAGTTAACCAAGTGCGTCATCAATCAAGTCTTATTGTGACCCCTGATCAACTGCTTCTTGAATGGTCGGTCAAAACCATTAAAGATATCAACGAGAATAGTTTTGAAGCTATCAAATCTTTAGATATTGAAATTATTTTATTGGGTACTGGCAATACTCAAGAACATCTTGAGCCCAGACTCTTGGAATATTTTTCAAAGAAAAATATAGCTATTGAATCTATGAGCAATCAATCCGCATGCAGAACCTACAATATTTTGGCAAACGAAGAGCGTAAAGTATTACTTGCGCTTATGCTTTAA
- a CDS encoding pyridoxal phosphate-dependent aminotransferase: MAQLKKSTKLNNVCYDIRGPVLAHAKKMEEEGHRIIKLNIGNPAAFGFEAPEEIVQDVIRNMGKASGYTDSKGLFEPRKSIMHYTQEKNIPNVDVDDVIIGNGVSELIVMSMQALLDNDDEVLIPMPDYPLWTAAVTLAGGKPRHYLCDEASNWYPDLKDIESKITSKTKAILVINPNNPTGALYPKEILEGIIQIARKHKLVVFADEIYDKVVYDKKKHISIASLADDLLFVTLNGLSKNYRACGYRAGWLVVSGNKKESGDYIEGLNMLASMRLCANVPGQLAIQTALGGYQSIDDLVAPSGRLFKQRELAYDMLVSIPGVTCVKPEAAMYLFPKLDPKIYPIKDDQEFILKLLIDKKVLLVQGTGFNWKDPDHIRIVFLPNEDDLKESIKRIANYLENFKKNTAN, encoded by the coding sequence TTGGCTCAGCTTAAAAAATCAACGAAATTAAATAACGTCTGTTATGACATTCGCGGACCTGTTTTAGCGCACGCTAAAAAAATGGAAGAAGAGGGTCATCGCATTATCAAGCTTAATATTGGTAATCCAGCAGCCTTTGGATTTGAGGCGCCCGAAGAGATTGTGCAAGACGTTATTCGTAATATGGGTAAAGCATCCGGCTATACAGATAGCAAGGGGCTTTTTGAGCCTAGAAAATCTATCATGCATTACACGCAGGAAAAAAACATTCCAAATGTGGATGTTGATGATGTGATTATTGGTAATGGCGTTTCAGAGCTTATCGTGATGTCGATGCAGGCATTGTTAGACAACGATGATGAAGTATTAATCCCAATGCCAGATTACCCACTATGGACTGCGGCTGTGACGTTGGCAGGCGGAAAACCTAGACATTATTTATGTGATGAAGCTTCTAATTGGTATCCTGATCTTAAAGATATCGAAAGTAAAATTACAAGCAAAACAAAAGCGATCTTAGTTATTAATCCTAACAATCCAACAGGCGCGCTTTATCCAAAAGAAATTTTAGAGGGCATTATTCAGATTGCAAGGAAACATAAGCTTGTTGTTTTTGCAGATGAGATTTACGACAAAGTGGTTTATGACAAAAAGAAACATATTTCGATCGCATCCCTTGCAGACGATCTTCTTTTTGTGACATTGAATGGCTTATCAAAAAACTATCGCGCATGTGGTTATCGTGCAGGATGGTTGGTCGTGTCTGGAAACAAAAAAGAATCTGGGGATTATATTGAAGGCCTTAATATGTTAGCTTCCATGCGTTTATGTGCGAACGTACCTGGACAGCTTGCCATTCAAACCGCTTTGGGCGGATATCAAAGTATTGATGATCTCGTAGCACCTTCAGGACGACTTTTTAAGCAAAGAGAACTTGCATACGACATGCTTGTGTCTATACCTGGTGTAACTTGTGTTAAGCCAGAAGCTGCGATGTATCTATTTCCTAAATTAGACCCAAAGATATATCCAATAAAAGATGATCAAGAATTTATTTTAAAATTATTAATTGATAAAAAAGTTTTATTAGTTCAAGGCACAGGATTTAACTGGAAAGATCCCGATCATATAAGAATTGTATTCTTACCCAATGAAGATGATCTTAAAGAGTCAATTAAGCGTATTGCAAATTATCTTGAAAACTTTAAAAAAAATACTGCGAACTAG
- a CDS encoding homoserine dehydrogenase — MKRMNIGLLGIGTVGGGVFELLKSNINEIQRKTATDMKIVAVADKNIVRAKEIAGSAIEVTDDPFKLVADKEIDVIVELIGGTTIAKDLVVKAIENKKHVVTANKALLANFGNELFALAKKNNVTLAFEASVAGGIPILKSIREGLAGNKIEWVAGIINGTTNFILTEMQEKGVTFAKALSEAQSLGYAEADPTFDIEGIDAAHKLTILAGLSFGIPMNFKDVYVEGIKALEQKDIQYAEELGYRIKLLGIAKSRDKGIELRVHPTLIPEKRLIANVNGAMNAIVVKGNMVGPTLYYGAGAGALPTASAVVADLIDISRSSHVPPHGFEDNKINSIPIYKIEDAISGYYLRIRVSDKPGVLAEITKLFGDKKISIDAMLQKESKEHESEADIVILSHLAVEKDINTVILAIESLSATIGKVIKIRLEELSK, encoded by the coding sequence ATGAAAAGAATGAATATAGGTTTATTGGGTATTGGCACAGTCGGTGGTGGTGTATTTGAACTTCTAAAATCAAACATTAACGAAATACAGCGCAAGACTGCGACTGATATGAAAATTGTTGCTGTTGCAGACAAGAACATTGTGCGTGCAAAAGAAATTGCAGGAAGCGCTATTGAAGTGACTGACGATCCATTTAAATTAGTCGCTGATAAAGAGATTGATGTCATTGTTGAGCTTATTGGCGGTACAACCATCGCAAAAGATTTGGTTGTAAAAGCCATTGAAAACAAAAAACATGTCGTAACAGCCAATAAGGCATTGCTAGCAAATTTTGGAAATGAACTCTTTGCATTAGCCAAAAAAAATAATGTCACTTTAGCTTTTGAAGCTTCAGTTGCTGGCGGCATACCTATATTAAAATCAATCAGAGAAGGTTTAGCTGGAAATAAAATCGAGTGGGTGGCAGGCATTATTAATGGCACTACAAATTTTATTTTGACCGAGATGCAAGAAAAGGGTGTTACTTTTGCTAAAGCTTTATCTGAAGCTCAATCTTTAGGTTATGCGGAAGCAGACCCTACATTTGATATTGAAGGTATTGATGCTGCCCATAAGTTAACAATTCTTGCTGGTTTGTCTTTCGGTATTCCTATGAATTTTAAAGATGTTTATGTGGAAGGTATTAAAGCGCTTGAGCAAAAAGATATTCAGTACGCAGAAGAATTAGGCTATCGCATTAAATTATTAGGTATTGCTAAAAGCAGAGACAAAGGCATTGAATTAAGAGTGCACCCAACATTAATCCCAGAAAAACGTTTGATTGCCAATGTAAATGGCGCAATGAATGCCATCGTGGTTAAAGGCAATATGGTTGGACCAACACTTTATTATGGCGCTGGCGCTGGTGCGCTTCCAACAGCAAGTGCCGTAGTAGCTGATCTTATTGATATTTCTAGATCATCTCATGTGCCACCTCATGGATTTGAAGACAATAAGATTAATTCGATTCCTATCTATAAAATTGAAGATGCAATCAGCGGTTATTATTTAAGAATTAGAGTTTCAGATAAACCAGGTGTGCTAGCTGAAATTACAAAATTATTCGGCGATAAGAAAATTTCAATTGATGCAATGCTTCAAAAGGAATCTAAAGAACATGAATCTGAGGCAGATATCGTCATACTCAGTCACTTAGCTGTTGAAAAAGATATCAATACTGTAATTCTCGCTATTGAATCCTTGTCAGCCACCATTGGTAAAGTTATTAAAATTAGATTAGAAGAGCTTAGCAAATAA
- the thrC gene encoding threonine synthase encodes MKYISTRGRSEPLSFSEILLGGLAPDGGLYLPETYPKFSSQDLNSMQSMTYPELAFHIISKFADDIPKDDLKTIINKTYTKEVYAFSRSEQKAEDITPILKVKDNLYILSLSNGPTLAFKDIAMQLLGNLFEYVLTKNNAEINILGATSGDTGSAAEYAMRGKKGINVFMLSPYQKMSRFQSAQMFSIQDPNIFNLSVKGVFDDCQDIVKAVSNDLDFKRDFKIGAVNSINWGRILAQIVYYFKGYLAVAKNNEEVSFTVPTGNFGNICAGHIARMMGLPIKRLVVATNENNVLDEFFKTGVYKPRDSKNTFHTSSPSMDISKASNFERFIFDLLGRDSKKLNALWKSIDQGGNFDLNQEGIFEKIQAFGFTSSSSTHKERIHYIKEIFNQYKIVIDTHTADGFKAAYEHTDDNVPMIVLETALPTKFEDSIVEAIGQKPERPESLKHLEDLPQKFKVFDNQVDLVKTFIRQNV; translated from the coding sequence ATGAAATATATTTCAACGCGCGGCCGGTCAGAACCACTTTCCTTTTCAGAGATTTTATTAGGAGGTCTTGCTCCTGACGGTGGCTTGTACCTGCCAGAGACGTATCCAAAATTTTCATCGCAAGATTTAAATAGCATGCAAAGCATGACCTATCCTGAGCTTGCCTTTCATATTATTTCTAAATTTGCAGATGACATCCCGAAAGATGATTTAAAGACGATTATCAATAAAACATATACAAAAGAAGTATATGCGTTTTCAAGGTCAGAACAAAAAGCTGAAGACATTACGCCAATTTTAAAAGTTAAAGATAATCTTTATATTCTTTCACTTTCGAATGGACCAACGCTCGCATTTAAAGATATTGCAATGCAATTACTCGGCAATCTTTTTGAGTATGTACTCACAAAAAATAACGCTGAAATTAATATTTTAGGAGCAACTTCCGGAGATACAGGTTCAGCTGCGGAGTATGCAATGCGAGGCAAAAAAGGTATCAATGTCTTTATGTTGTCACCTTATCAAAAGATGAGTCGTTTTCAGTCTGCCCAGATGTTTAGTATTCAAGACCCTAATATTTTTAATTTAAGCGTCAAAGGTGTTTTTGATGACTGCCAGGATATTGTAAAAGCTGTATCTAATGACTTAGATTTCAAAAGAGATTTTAAAATTGGAGCTGTGAATTCAATTAATTGGGGCAGAATTTTAGCGCAGATCGTTTATTACTTTAAAGGTTACCTCGCTGTTGCCAAAAATAATGAAGAAGTTAGCTTTACAGTGCCCACAGGTAACTTTGGTAATATCTGTGCAGGCCATATTGCTCGCATGATGGGTCTACCTATTAAGAGGCTTGTGGTTGCTACAAATGAAAATAATGTTTTAGATGAATTTTTTAAGACAGGTGTATATAAGCCTCGGGATTCAAAGAATACTTTCCACACATCAAGCCCTTCGATGGATATATCCAAAGCGTCTAATTTTGAACGTTTTATTTTCGATTTACTGGGACGTGATAGTAAAAAATTAAATGCGTTATGGAAGTCAATTGATCAAGGCGGTAATTTTGATCTAAACCAAGAAGGTATCTTCGAAAAAATTCAAGCTTTTGGTTTTACATCTTCCTCAAGTACTCACAAAGAACGTATTCACTATATTAAAGAAATCTTTAACCAATATAAAATTGTTATCGATACACATACGGCAGATGGTTTTAAAGCAGCTTATGAACATACAGACGACAATGTCCCAATGATTGTTCTTGAGACAGCGTTGCCTACTAAATTTGAAGATTCTATTGTAGAAGCCATAGGTCAAAAACCTGAAAGACCGGAATCATTAAAGCATTTAGAAGATCTCCCACAAAAATTTAAAGTTTTTGATAATCAAGTAGATCTTGTTAAAACATTTATAAGGCAAAACGTTTAA
- a CDS encoding thymidylate synthase, producing MKQYLDLLNHVKNHGDVKHDRTGTGTISVFGYQMRYDLSQGFPLLTTKKVHLKSIIHELLWFLSGSTNIKYLKDHGVSIWDEWADENGNLGPVYGYQWRSWPSSDGKHIDQITDLIESIKKNPDSRRLIVSAWNVSEISKMKLPPCHAFFQFYVSNGKLSCQLYQRSADIFLGVPFNIASYALLTMMVAQVCSLELGDFVHTLGDAHIYSNHMDQVNEQLSRTPKTLPRMKINPEVKSIFDFKFEDFVLENYDPDPAIKAPVAV from the coding sequence ATGAAGCAATATTTAGATTTACTTAATCACGTTAAAAATCATGGCGACGTCAAACATGATCGAACAGGCACAGGGACTATTTCTGTGTTTGGCTATCAAATGCGTTATGACTTATCACAAGGCTTTCCTCTTCTTACCACTAAAAAAGTCCATCTAAAGTCGATTATTCATGAGCTTTTATGGTTTTTAAGTGGCAGCACAAATATCAAGTATTTAAAAGATCATGGTGTCAGTATTTGGGATGAATGGGCTGATGAAAATGGTAATCTAGGCCCTGTCTACGGCTACCAATGGAGAAGCTGGCCTTCCTCAGATGGGAAGCATATTGATCAAATAACCGATCTTATTGAATCGATTAAAAAGAATCCAGACTCAAGAAGATTAATTGTATCTGCTTGGAACGTTTCGGAAATTTCTAAAATGAAATTGCCTCCTTGCCATGCATTTTTCCAATTTTATGTTTCGAATGGCAAGTTATCCTGTCAGCTTTATCAGAGAAGTGCAGATATATTCCTGGGCGTACCTTTCAATATAGCGTCTTACGCACTTCTTACAATGATGGTAGCTCAAGTATGCTCATTAGAGCTTGGTGATTTTGTCCACACATTAGGTGATGCGCATATTTATTCTAATCATATGGACCAAGTGAATGAACAATTATCAAGAACACCTAAAACTTTACCTCGTATGAAAATTAATCCTGAAGTTAAAAGTATATTTGATTTTAAATTCGAAGATTTTGTTTTAGAAAATTATGATCCTGATCCTGCAATTAAAGCGCCTGTAGCAGTCTAG
- a CDS encoding dihydrofolate reductase: MSKLSIIVAMSSNHVIGVNNTLPWHLTEDLKYFKSLTTGHTIIMGRKTYQSIGRPLPHRRNIVISRNTETSYEGAEVAHSIEDAISISKNDKEVFVIGGADIYKQALNQVDHLYITEIKKSFSGDAFFPEIDKSKWSEISREDHATEDGLEFSFVSYQKNTK, translated from the coding sequence GTGTCTAAGTTATCTATTATTGTTGCGATGAGCTCTAACCATGTCATTGGTGTCAACAATACCCTGCCATGGCATTTAACTGAAGATCTAAAGTATTTCAAATCTTTAACAACAGGTCATACCATTATCATGGGCCGAAAAACATACCAGTCCATTGGTCGTCCTCTTCCTCACAGACGAAATATAGTAATTAGTCGAAATACTGAAACTTCTTATGAGGGTGCCGAAGTTGCCCATAGTATTGAAGACGCTATTTCTATCTCAAAGAATGATAAGGAAGTGTTTGTGATTGGCGGAGCAGATATATACAAACAAGCACTAAACCAAGTGGATCATTTGTATATTACTGAGATTAAGAAAAGTTTTTCAGGGGATGCCTTTTTCCCTGAGATTGATAAATCAAAATGGAGTGAAATTTCCAGAGAAGACCATGCGACAGAAGATGGTCTTGAGTTCTCTTTTGTAAGCTACCAAAAAAATACTAAATAG
- a CDS encoding arginine/lysine/ornithine decarboxylase, whose amino-acid sequence MKFNFPVVIIDEDFKSENSSGLGIRVLAKAIEEENFEVLGVTSYGDLTSFAQQQSRASAFILSIDDEEFVEENQTALQQLKSFVDEIRYRNEEIPIFLHGETRTSRHIPNEILRELNGFIHMHEDTPEFVARYIVREARTYLDSLPPPFFKALTHYAGDGSYSWHCPGHSGGVAFLKSPVGQMFHQFFGENMLRADVCNAVDELGQLLDHTGPVGASERNAARIYNCDHLYFVTNGTSTSNKMVWHSTVAPGDIVIVDRNCHKSVLHSIIMTGAIPIFLMPTRNHFGIIGPIPKKEFEWKNIQDKIQKNPFITNKKDKPRVLTITQSTYDGILYNVEEIKEMLDGKIDTLHFDEAWLPHATFHDFYGDYHAIGADRPRCKDSLVFSTQSTHKLLAGLSQASQILVQDAEKNKLDREVFNESFLMHSSTSPQYSIIASCDVAAAMMEEPGGKALVEESLMEALDFRRAMRKVDIEWGSDWWFKVWGPNDLSDEGLEDRDAWMLNANDHWHGFGDLADGFNMLDPIKATIITPGLNVDGEFSEEFGIPASIVTKYLAEHGVIVEKTGLYSFFIMFTIGITKGRWNTLVAALQQFKDDYDKNQPLWKVLPEFIQKQPSYERIGLRDLCTEIHEIYKKHNIARLTTEMYLSDMVPAMKPTEAFAKMAHKEIERVAIDDLEGRITAVLLTPYPPGIPLLIPGERFNNIIVNYLKFARDFNEKFPGFETDNHGLVKQKIDGKAHYFVDCVSI is encoded by the coding sequence ATGAAATTTAACTTCCCCGTCGTCATTATTGATGAAGACTTTAAATCCGAAAATTCGTCTGGTCTTGGTATTAGAGTTTTAGCAAAAGCGATTGAGGAAGAAAATTTTGAGGTGCTAGGAGTTACAAGTTATGGTGACTTAACTTCATTTGCACAACAGCAAAGCCGAGCATCTGCATTTATTCTATCTATTGATGATGAAGAATTTGTCGAAGAAAATCAAACTGCACTACAGCAATTAAAAAGCTTCGTAGATGAAATCAGATATCGTAACGAAGAAATTCCAATATTTCTTCACGGTGAAACCAGAACGAGCCGTCACATTCCTAATGAAATTTTAAGAGAGTTAAATGGCTTTATTCATATGCACGAAGATACGCCAGAATTCGTGGCGCGTTATATCGTTCGAGAAGCAAGAACTTACCTAGACAGCTTACCCCCGCCATTTTTTAAAGCGTTGACGCATTATGCAGGTGACGGCTCCTACTCTTGGCATTGCCCTGGGCACTCTGGCGGCGTCGCTTTTCTCAAATCGCCCGTCGGTCAAATGTTTCATCAATTCTTCGGTGAAAATATGCTTCGCGCGGACGTATGCAACGCAGTTGATGAGTTAGGTCAGTTACTCGACCATACAGGACCGGTAGGCGCTTCAGAAAGAAATGCAGCGCGCATCTATAACTGTGATCATCTCTACTTTGTGACAAACGGCACATCAACATCAAACAAGATGGTGTGGCATTCAACTGTTGCACCAGGTGATATTGTGATTGTTGATCGTAATTGCCATAAATCAGTGCTGCATTCTATTATTATGACAGGCGCTATTCCAATCTTCTTAATGCCCACTCGAAATCACTTTGGCATTATTGGACCTATTCCTAAAAAGGAATTCGAATGGAAAAATATTCAAGATAAAATTCAAAAGAATCCATTCATCACCAACAAAAAAGATAAGCCTCGTGTATTAACAATTACCCAATCAACATATGATGGCATTCTTTATAACGTTGAAGAAATTAAAGAAATGTTAGATGGAAAAATTGACACACTACATTTCGATGAAGCTTGGTTACCTCATGCAACGTTCCATGATTTTTATGGTGACTATCATGCGATTGGTGCTGATCGTCCCCGCTGTAAAGACAGCTTAGTCTTTTCAACACAATCTACACACAAACTTTTGGCAGGGTTAAGTCAGGCATCGCAAATTCTCGTTCAGGATGCAGAAAAAAATAAACTCGATCGAGAAGTCTTTAATGAATCATTCCTTATGCATAGCTCTACCAGTCCACAATATTCAATTATTGCGAGTTGCGATGTTGCAGCGGCAATGATGGAGGAGCCTGGAGGTAAAGCTCTTGTAGAAGAGTCACTTATGGAAGCGTTAGACTTTAGACGCGCGATGCGAAAAGTAGATATTGAATGGGGATCTGACTGGTGGTTTAAAGTTTGGGGTCCTAACGACCTATCAGATGAAGGTCTCGAAGATAGAGATGCTTGGATGTTAAATGCTAATGACCATTGGCATGGCTTTGGAGATCTCGCAGATGGCTTCAATATGCTCGACCCTATTAAAGCAACCATTATCACCCCAGGACTTAATGTAGATGGCGAGTTTTCTGAAGAGTTTGGTATACCCGCATCTATTGTTACGAAGTATTTGGCAGAACATGGCGTAATTGTAGAAAAAACTGGCCTCTACTCATTCTTTATTATGTTTACTATCGGTATTACTAAGGGTCGTTGGAATACGCTTGTGGCTGCCCTTCAGCAATTCAAAGACGATTACGACAAGAATCAACCTTTGTGGAAAGTGTTGCCTGAGTTTATTCAGAAACAGCCAAGTTATGAGCGCATCGGTCTTAGAGATCTATGCACGGAAATTCATGAAATTTACAAAAAACATAATATCGCAAGACTTACAACAGAAATGTATCTCTCAGATATGGTGCCCGCAATGAAACCTACAGAAGCTTTTGCAAAAATGGCCCATAAAGAAATTGAGCGTGTCGCGATTGATGATCTAGAAGGTAGAATTACTGCGGTGCTCCTCACCCCATACCCACCTGGCATTCCACTTTTGATTCCTGGCGAGCGCTTTAATAATATTATTGTGAATTATTTAAAGTTTGCGCGAGATTTTAATGAAAAATTTCCTGGATTCGAAACAGACAACCACGGATTAGTTAAACAAAAGATTGATGGCAAAGCACACTACTTTGTAGACTGCGTTTCTATTTAG
- the dcd gene encoding dCTP deaminase: protein MTIKSDKWIRKMAEEHGMIEPFEPKLIREKDNQKIVSYGASSYGYDIRCANEFKVFTNINSTIVDPKNFDPNSFVEFNGDYCIIPPNSFALARTVEYFRIPRSVLTICLGKSTYARCGIIVNVTPFEPEWEGYVTLEFSNTTPLPAKIYAGEGCAQVLFFESDEVCETSYKDRGGKYQGQVGVTLPKI from the coding sequence ATGACGATAAAATCAGATAAATGGATAAGAAAAATGGCTGAAGAACATGGCATGATTGAGCCATTTGAGCCTAAGCTTATTCGCGAAAAAGATAATCAAAAAATTGTATCTTATGGCGCATCGAGTTATGGGTACGACATCCGTTGTGCTAATGAATTTAAAGTTTTCACTAACATCAATAGCACTATTGTGGATCCAAAAAATTTCGATCCTAATTCATTTGTTGAATTTAACGGGGATTATTGCATCATTCCTCCAAACTCATTCGCACTTGCAAGAACAGTTGAATATTTCAGAATACCCAGAAGCGTTCTCACTATATGTTTAGGTAAATCAACATACGCTAGATGCGGCATTATTGTGAATGTCACCCCCTTCGAACCAGAATGGGAAGGTTATGTCACTTTAGAATTTAGTAATACAACACCCCTTCCTGCAAAAATTTATGCAGGCGAAGGTTGCGCTCAAGTGCTATTCTTTGAGTCCGATGAAGTATGTGAAACATCCTACAAGGATCGTGGTGGAAAGTACCAAGGCCAAGTAGGTGTAACATTACCTAAAATATAA